From Deinococcus sp. HSC-46F16, the proteins below share one genomic window:
- a CDS encoding phosphodiester glycosidase family protein has protein sequence MLPALLPSSLVGCGQGEAAQVRQVTTGGTLYTVATVDLTRDRLELHWVNPTTGQPYGTFRQVTARLGKSGRRVLFATNSGIYAPGLKPLGLHVEGGRTLVPLNNARSGGNFALLPNGVFWVRGKQAGVTETRAYRRADLRPTFASQSGPLLVEKGRLHPAFNKSGTSFKVRSGVGVCSDGRVRFVVSGAPVNFYSFAVFFRDTLGCPDALYLDGSISAYATPQTDTQFAEFAGIWTVSR, from the coding sequence ATGCTGCCCGCCCTCCTGCCCTCCAGTCTGGTCGGATGTGGTCAAGGGGAGGCCGCGCAAGTTCGGCAGGTCACTACAGGCGGCACCCTCTACACCGTGGCGACGGTGGACCTGACGCGGGACCGCCTGGAGCTGCACTGGGTCAATCCCACCACGGGGCAGCCTTACGGAACGTTTCGGCAGGTCACGGCTCGGCTCGGCAAGAGCGGGCGGCGCGTGCTGTTCGCCACCAACAGTGGCATCTACGCGCCTGGACTGAAGCCGTTGGGCCTGCATGTGGAAGGAGGCCGGACGTTGGTGCCTCTCAACAATGCCCGCTCAGGCGGCAACTTCGCCCTGCTGCCGAACGGGGTGTTCTGGGTCAGGGGCAAGCAGGCGGGCGTCACGGAAACCCGGGCGTATCGCCGTGCGGACCTGCGGCCCACCTTTGCCAGCCAGTCCGGGCCACTGCTGGTCGAAAAGGGGCGGCTGCATCCGGCCTTCAACAAGAGCGGCACCAGCTTCAAGGTTCGCAGTGGCGTGGGCGTGTGCTCGGACGGGAGGGTGCGCTTCGTGGTGAGCGGTGCGCCCGTCAACTTCTACAGTTTTGCGGTGTTCTTCCGGGACACGCTGGGATGTCCGGACGCCCTCTATCTGGACGGCAGCATCAGCGCCTACGCAACGCCACAGACCGACACGCAGTTCGCAGAGTTCGCCGGAATCTGGACGGTCAGCCGTTAG